AGGGATTCCATTATCGTTACCATCCACTGAGTTTGCGTATTGAGCAGATCGTTGCCTCGGGGGAGCTGGGAAAGCTGCAGCGGGTAGAGGCGGTTTTATGTTTCCCACTGCCTAAGTTTTCCGACATCCGGTACAACTACTCGCTTGCCGGGGGCGCGACGATGGATGCTGGGTGCTATGCGGTCAATATGGTCCGCACGTTCGCTGGTTCCACGCCGGAAGTTGTTTCGGCCCGGGCTAAATTGCGCGATCCTCAGGTGGATCGGGCCATGACGGCCGAATTGCGCTTTCCAGGCGGGCACACAGGTCGGGTCTGCTGCTCGATGTGGTCGTCGAGCCTGCTGCGGTTTGGCGCCAAGGTGGTCGGCGACCGGGGCGCGCTGCGTGCATCCAATCCGGTCGCACCTCACCTATTCAATCGGCTCTGGGTGCAGTCGGCGCAGGGGAAGCGGGTAGAGCGCTTTCCACGGCGCACCTCTTACGCTTATCAGCTTGACGCCTTCGCCGCTGCAGTGCTGCGCGGCCAACCGGTGAAGACATCTCCCGAAGACGCAGTCGACAATATGACCGTTATCGATGCGATCTATCGCGCTGCCGGACTACCACTTCGCGAGCCGGTTTCGAACTTCTAATCTGTTGGGCCCATAGGTATTTCGACGCGATCGGCAGGGGTCAGGTGGCAAAATGCACGTGGTTCAGGTGCGCCGCCACTCGTAAGGCGTTGGCTGCGATGGTCAGACCGGGATTCAGACCGGCGCTGGACGGAAAGAATGAGCCGTCCACCACGTAGAGGTTGTCCACTTCGTGTGCCCGGTTTTGTGGATCCAGCACACTGGATTTCGGGTCCGTACCGAAACGACACGTGCCGCAGACGTGGGCCAGGTGGCCATTGCCTTTGGCGGCTCCGATAGTGATCTTGCGGAACGGCTCGAACACCTGCTTCAACTGCCGGAGAAACACGGCGCGGCGCTCAACTTCGTTGGGGTGCAATCGATATTGAATTCGCATGCGCTGACGCCCGTCCACGCTCGGCCGATCGGATGGGAGGACGCGGTTGTCCAGATAGGGCAGGTCTTCCATGATCGCAGCCAGCACGAGTCCGCCGCTGAACCGTTCGTAGATGGGACGCGCCGCGGGGCTCATCCACCGCATCACCTTGAACGGCCAGCCGGGGTGGTTGGTGAAATACTCTATCGGCGGCACTGAGCCCATTGACTGCACTGTCCCGTATTTCTGCCCTTCCCAGAAATAGAAGTCAGTCAGTCCGATCTGCTTACTCGGTTCCGTGATCTTCGAGTCGGCTTGGGGCCAGATCTCAACCAGGTCGAGCAGATGACGCATCAGGTTGCGGCCCACCCAGCCCGAGCCGTTGGCCAATCCTTGCGGCCAGTCACCTGATCGGGAACTGAGCAACAACACTGGGGTGACCAGCGCACCGGCCGCCAGCACCACCACCTTGGCCCTCAGAGCCAGCATGCCGGAGCGATGCTCGCAGATCACCCGCTGGACCCGGGTGCGGTCTGCGTCCAGGCACACCACCCGGCATTCCGTCAGCAGCTGGGCGCCATGCTCGACAACGGCGGGCATCAGGAAGTTGCGAGCCGCGTCGCGTTTGCACGATCGGTGGCAGAGATAGCCCGTACAGGTGAGGCAGCCTTCGGTGTAATCACAGGCCATCGGCAAGTGGTACGGATGCAGCCCCCGACCTACCAGATAGTCGACCAGTACCTGATTGTCCGTAGAGAACGGCGGCGCCGGAGGCAAATCGACGGCAGCCGCTTCCGGCCGCAGCGGATCTGGCTGGCCACGGACCCCCAGCAGCTTCTCAGCCGCTGCGTACCACGGGCTCAGTTGCTCGTAACTAAGCGGCCACGCCTCCGGCACAGTGGAATCCCCGGGGGTGCGGAAATTCTGCCGGGGAGTGAAGTCGCGAACAAAAAACCGCTCGCAGACCATGCCGTAGATCGCCGACGACCCGCCTGTCCCACTGCCGATCAACGGCAGAAACCGCCGCGGAAGGCGCCAGCTGATGTCTTCGATCTCGTCGATTGAGCGCCCGGCCCGGGCCAAAGCGTCGTAGTACGCCGCTGGGGAACGACCCGCTCGCGGTTCGGCCAGCTCCGGGAACGAAGAGCGAATCGTCCCTGGCACACCGGGCAGGGTCGAGCGCCCCTTTTCGAGAAAGAGCACTTTGCGGCCTGACCGAGCCAGCGAATAGCCCAGCGTCCCCCCGCCCATGCCGGTTCCCACCACAATCACGTCCCACACGGCGTGTTCCGCCTCGCGCGGATTCAGCTCGGCGACAGCCAAATCGAGCTCCTCGGCGGGGTGAAGGCCCAAAGCTTTGTCTGGTTCAGCGAATCACGAAAGTACCATCTGTTGCCGCAGAAAGTTGACGATTCCCGGCCGGCCCTCCAGGAAACGTGGTGTTCGATCCGGCTGCCGTCGACATCTCAGCCGTACCGAAGAAACGGCCCGTTGCGCCAACACGATGCCGAAGGGTAGCCACGACGTGAATATCTTGATGCCGGGTGTGGGTGTCGGCGGTTGCTGCTTGACTAAGGATCTGTGGTTCGTCGATCAACTGGGCCGGTCCCTCGGGTTGGATCTGGCAATTCCGCGCACGTCGAGGGCTGTCATCGACACAATGCCTGCCTATACCTACGAGCTGCTCGAGCAGCTGCTCGCCAATCAGGGCAACATCCGCTCACACTTGGTCTCCGCATTGCTGCGCTGCGGCGACTCTGCCGAATTTTCGACCTTGCCGAGGACTCCCGAGACAGCGGGCTTGACTTCGGCCGCCAGGCCAACTTCCGGTTCGTGCGCGGCGATGTCACTGATCCGGCAGCGCTCGAAACAGCGCTCATGCCGAGAGTCAACACCGTTTTCCACCTGGCCGCAGTCGTGGGTGTCGAGAACTATCTCTACGATCCCCTCCGTATTTTCGACGTCAACGTGACCGGCACGCGCAACTTCCTCGCGTTAAGCCCTCGGCACGGAGCACGAGTGGTGATGGCCAGCACGTCCGAAGTGTTTGGGAGGAACCCGAACGCCGTCGCCGAGGACGGCGATTGCGTCCTGGGTTCCACAAGGCCCGCGCGATGGAGTTACAGCACCAGCAAGGCTATCGCCGAGCATCTCGCATTCGCGATGTACACGACCTACGGCCTGCCGGTGACAGTGGTGCGTTACTTCAACGTCTACGGCTCGCGGCAGCATGACCGAGACAACGGTGGGAGGAGCTGTCGCACTTGCAATCAAGATTGCAAAAGTCGACGGAGTGTCGCAGGCCGAAAACCGTTGATACCGCAGCCCATTATGTGGCCTGTATAAGGAAATCTCGCGCCGTATCCCAGATTCCACCAAGGCGCAACGGAAGCTGGGCTGGCGCCACCAGGTAGACCTCGCGGAAGGGGTCCGTTGAACGATCGATTGGGCGTGGGTCAACCCATGGGATCTCAAGGAGCCCGGGTAAATCAGCCTGTATCGGGTTATGCTGCGAGACGCGGGGCTGGGAACATGAGGATGCCGCTGTCATTTCGCACAACGCGCCGTGAAGTGAAAGGCTGAAGTTCGAGATGAAGTCTGTGCTGGCGTTCTATGGAACTCGTGGCGATGTCGAGCCGGGCGTTACTGTCGGCCGGGAGTTGCTGCGCCGCGGGCACGACGTGCGTGTAGCCGTTCCACCGGACCTGGTCGGCTTCGCCGAGTCAGCAGGTCTTGCGGCGGTCGCCTACGGTCCGGATGCGCGGCGGTGGCAGGACGCGCACCGCGAGTTCTTGACTCGTTTATTCAGCACTCCCTGGCGGGTCGGCGACGTGAGGAGGTTGTGGCGCGAAGATCGAGAGCTGCTTGCCCAGTGCTGGCAGGAAACCAGCGCGACGCTGAGGTCGCTGGCCGATGGGGCCGACTTGGTGGTCACCAGCGTAATCGGCGAAGATTCCGCTGCTAATGTCGCTGAGTATTACGACATTCCGTTAGCCACGCTGCACGCCTTTCCGTTGCGGCCCAATGGGCAGCTCGTTGCGAGCCTACCGGCGCCGTTGGCGCGCTCCGCAATGCTTTTGTCAGAGTGGCTGGGTCGGCCTGTGACGAAGAAGCTCGAGGACGCTCAGCGACGTGAATTAGGCCTGGCGAAAGTCACAGGCCTCTCGTCGCGGCGCATTACCGAACGGGGATCGCTGGAAATCCAGGCCTACGACGAGATTTGCTTTCCCGGACTGGCTGCCGAATGGGCGAAATTCGATGGTCGGCGGCCCTTCGTCGGCGCGCTGACGATGGAGTTGCCGACGGAGGCAGATGACGAGGTGGCGTCGTGGATTGCGGCAGGAACACCGCCGATCTTCTTCGGCTTCGGTAGCACGCCGGCCCAGTCTCCCGCCGACACGCTGGCCATGATCGGCGCGGCTTGCGCACAGTTGGGGGAGCGAGCGCTGGTATGTGCCGCCGGGACGGACTTCAGCGGCGCCCCCCACTTCGAACATGTCAAGGTGGTGTCCGCGATGAATTATGCGGCCGTCTTTCCTGCCTGCCGTGCGGTGGTGCACCACGGCGGCACGGGCACCACCGCCGCGGGCCTGCGTGCTGGAGTCCCCACGTTGATCCTTTCGACATGGGGCGATCAAGCACTTTGGGGCACTCAGGTCAAACGCCTGAAAGTTGGTACCGCCCGCCGCTTTTCAAACACGACACAGGGATCGTTGGTTGCGGATCTGCGCCGGATCCTGGAGCCGGAATACGTTGCCCGGGCGCGTGAAATTTCCGCGCGGATGACCAAGCCCGCGAACAGCGCCAGTTACGCTGCGGACCTCGTGGAAAATTTCGCCCGCAGGCGTGTCGGCTGAGCAACGGAAACCCGTCGGTCGCTCACCCGAAACTGCTGGATCTTGGGTCGGCAGCGGCGGTATCCGGCTAAACTGCCCGGCTGAGCATGGGACGCGAGGCTGCCGATTTCGTTTCGCGAACGTGCGCATGGGACTGAAAGGCCAGAATCCGCGATGAAATTTGTGCTGGCATCCTACGGAAGTCGCGGCGACGTCGAGCCATGCGTCGCTGTCGGCCGCGAGTTGTTGCGGCGCGGGCACGAAGTGCACATGGCCGTCCCACCCGACCTGATTGGCTTCGCCGAGTCAGCTGGGCCTGCGGCCGTCGCTTTCGGACCGGACGTGCAGCCCATCCTGCATGCGCACCGCGACTTCTGGACGTACTTTTTCGGGAATTTCTGGAGGATCGGGGACCTGATCAGGTTGCGACGCGAAATTGCGGCGCCCGTCATCGATCGCTGGGAAGAGATCTGCACGACGCTGGCGTCGCTGGCCGATGGGGCCGACATGCTAGTCAGCGGACTGAATTTCGAGCAGTCCGCTGCCAACGTCGCCGACTATTACGACATTCCGTTGGCCACCCTGCACATCTTTCCGGTACGCGCCAACGGGCAGTTCCTGCGATTGGTGCCGTCATGGGTGGGCCGTTCCGCGATGAGGCTGTTCTGGTGGCTGTCTTGGCGGTTGGCGAAGAACGTCGACGATGCGCAGCGCGGTGCACTGGGCCTGCCGAAGGCAACGGGTCCCTTGCCGCGGCGGATGAATGAACGCGGCTGGCTGGAAATCCAGGCCTATGACGAGGTTTGCTTTCCGGGGCTGGGTGCCGAATGGGCGAAATTCGATGGTCGGCGGCCCTTCGTCGGTGCGCTGACGATGGAGTTGCCGACGGAGGCCGACGAGGAGGTCGCGTCCTGGATTGCGGCGGGAACACCGCCGATTTACTTCGGCTTCGGCAGCGTCCCGGTCGAATCTCCGGCCGACACGCTAGGCATGATCAGCGCGGCGTGCGCACAGCTGGGTGAGCGGGCGCTGGTATGCACCGGCGGGAGTGACTTCAGCGGCGTCCCGCATTTCGAGCACGTCAAGTTGGTGGGCGCGGTGAATCTCGCGGCCGTGTTTCCGGCCTGCCGCGCGGTCGTGCACCACGGCGGCACGGGCACCACCGCTACCGGCCTGCGCGCAGGAGTCCCTACGCTGATCCTTCCGACAGACATCGACCAGACACTGTGGGGAAGTCGGGTCAAACGACTGAAAGTGGGTACCGCCAGGCGCTTTTCAAGCACGAGCCAGAAATCGTTAGTCGCGGACCTGCGCCGAATCCTGGCTCCAGATTACGTCGCACGGGCCCGCGAGATCGCCGCCCGGATGACCAGCTCCAGCGAAAGCATTGCGGCCGCAGCCGACGTCGTGGAAGACTTCGCCAGCCGTCCTCGAGGGCGGAAATCTCGCTATGGGGGTCCACATGGGCTCCGAGGCGCCGACAAACATTGACCTGTAATTCAGTCGAATCCTACGAACAAGTCATTTGTCGGCCAAGGGAATAACGTGCGATCCTCATGCGGGGATCCACGACTGCCGAGATTCCGGCCGAACCGGTAGTCAGCGCGCACGTCGGACTGGCCCCGTCGGTACGCCCGCTGCACTATCGGCGTATATCGCCAACGAATCTTCACCGTGTCGGTGGCGCACATTGCCCGGATCAGAACGGGCTGGCCATGAACGCCACTACCGAGTATTGCCGGGTCGTCAAAACAACTGAGCTATCAATTCTGCATTGAGCTATAGAAGGGCTGCTAGCCGTGTTGGCTGGTGGCACCGAGCACTGGGTCGGCGCACAGTGCGGGATGTCCGATGTGCCCGCATCCAGGCTTTTGGAAATTTGTCCAAAAACGCGGACTGACGCTCGAGGGCTCCAGTATGCTCTGGAGCGCTGTTCCACTCATGTCTAGTGGACGGGCTGTCTAACTAGATATTTGGAGAACCGGTTG
This Mycobacterium xenopi DNA region includes the following protein-coding sequences:
- a CDS encoding Gfo/Idh/MocA family protein, with the protein product MRSVSGRGTPLRIGVLGAARVAPLALINPAREQAHVVVAAVAARDVSRAEAFAAKHGISRVHDNYEALIADPEVDAVYNPLPNGLHGKWTRAALNAGKHVLCEKPFTANAAEAREIADLAAKSDRVVMEGFHYRYHPLSLRIEQIVASGELGKLQRVEAVLCFPLPKFSDIRYNYSLAGGATMDAGCYAVNMVRTFAGSTPEVVSARAKLRDPQVDRAMTAELRFPGGHTGRVCCSMWSSSLLRFGAKVVGDRGALRASNPVAPHLFNRLWVQSAQGKRVERFPRRTSYAYQLDAFAAAVLRGQPVKTSPEDAVDNMTVIDAIYRAAGLPLREPVSNF
- a CDS encoding GMC family oxidoreductase, with translation MGGGTLGYSLARSGRKVLFLEKGRSTLPGVPGTIRSSFPELAEPRAGRSPAAYYDALARAGRSIDEIEDISWRLPRRFLPLIGSGTGGSSAIYGMVCERFFVRDFTPRQNFRTPGDSTVPEAWPLSYEQLSPWYAAAEKLLGVRGQPDPLRPEAAAVDLPPAPPFSTDNQVLVDYLVGRGLHPYHLPMACDYTEGCLTCTGYLCHRSCKRDAARNFLMPAVVEHGAQLLTECRVVCLDADRTRVQRVICEHRSGMLALRAKVVVLAAGALVTPVLLLSSRSGDWPQGLANGSGWVGRNLMRHLLDLVEIWPQADSKITEPSKQIGLTDFYFWEGQKYGTVQSMGSVPPIEYFTNHPGWPFKVMRWMSPAARPIYERFSGGLVLAAIMEDLPYLDNRVLPSDRPSVDGRQRMRIQYRLHPNEVERRAVFLRQLKQVFEPFRKITIGAAKGNGHLAHVCGTCRFGTDPKSSVLDPQNRAHEVDNLYVVDGSFFPSSAGLNPGLTIAANALRVAAHLNHVHFAT
- a CDS encoding NAD-dependent epimerase/dehydratase family protein, with product MVRRSTGPVPRVGSGNSAHVEGCHRHNACLYLRAARAAARQSGQHPLTLGLRIAALRRLCRIFDLAEDSRDSGLDFGRQANFRFVRGDVTDPAALETALMPRVNTVFHLAAVVGVENYLYDPLRIFDVNVTGTRNFLALSPRHGARVVMASTSEVFGRNPNAVAEDGDCVLGSTRPARWSYSTSKAIAEHLAFAMYTTYGLPVTVVRYFNVYGSRQHDRDNGGRSCRTCNQDCKSRRSVAGRKPLIPQPIMWPV
- a CDS encoding glycosyltransferase produces the protein MKSVLAFYGTRGDVEPGVTVGRELLRRGHDVRVAVPPDLVGFAESAGLAAVAYGPDARRWQDAHREFLTRLFSTPWRVGDVRRLWREDRELLAQCWQETSATLRSLADGADLVVTSVIGEDSAANVAEYYDIPLATLHAFPLRPNGQLVASLPAPLARSAMLLSEWLGRPVTKKLEDAQRRELGLAKVTGLSSRRITERGSLEIQAYDEICFPGLAAEWAKFDGRRPFVGALTMELPTEADDEVASWIAAGTPPIFFGFGSTPAQSPADTLAMIGAACAQLGERALVCAAGTDFSGAPHFEHVKVVSAMNYAAVFPACRAVVHHGGTGTTAAGLRAGVPTLILSTWGDQALWGTQVKRLKVGTARRFSNTTQGSLVADLRRILEPEYVARAREISARMTKPANSASYAADLVENFARRRVG
- a CDS encoding glycosyltransferase, whose translation is MKFVLASYGSRGDVEPCVAVGRELLRRGHEVHMAVPPDLIGFAESAGPAAVAFGPDVQPILHAHRDFWTYFFGNFWRIGDLIRLRREIAAPVIDRWEEICTTLASLADGADMLVSGLNFEQSAANVADYYDIPLATLHIFPVRANGQFLRLVPSWVGRSAMRLFWWLSWRLAKNVDDAQRGALGLPKATGPLPRRMNERGWLEIQAYDEVCFPGLGAEWAKFDGRRPFVGALTMELPTEADEEVASWIAAGTPPIYFGFGSVPVESPADTLGMISAACAQLGERALVCTGGSDFSGVPHFEHVKLVGAVNLAAVFPACRAVVHHGGTGTTATGLRAGVPTLILPTDIDQTLWGSRVKRLKVGTARRFSSTSQKSLVADLRRILAPDYVARAREIAARMTSSSESIAAAADVVEDFASRPRGRKSRYGGPHGLRGADKH